A genomic region of Ficedula albicollis isolate OC2 chromosome 12, FicAlb1.5, whole genome shotgun sequence contains the following coding sequences:
- the ECM2 gene encoding extracellular matrix protein 2 encodes MQAPSLLWLLLLVALGTELCPAAGAAGRRLRRRMQHRSPRAARMQPLINIPLINIDDSVMGVFDSLVGLGERESTYSVLPGKKGQCTANGMIMFDKAVWSPKPCVTCLCSKGEVICDTAMCHPLKCPQTIIPAGECCPVCSETASSLDSNTTSLDDISELSGDSPDPKDLDTTDVLPPARTQVEKDELFPTEVIEIRDKEGHKKGEKKRKRKGKKNRQRHKGRRRGKLPVPRRGAAGDVQYESDEDDGAFRIPSHFPIPVPPIEAPPLPSGCSTSDSTVSCINAKLTQIPPISDPDLTSLDLTGNSITTISDEAFNGIPNLEWIDLSKNNITSPGIGPKAFKILKKLKRLYLDGNMLVLIPSELPSTLEEIKINDNQLHAIDEDGLKDLKNLVTLELEGNKLSEANVSPLAFYPLKSLSYLRLGRNKFRIIPQGLPATLEELYLEHNQIEEVSEICFNHTRNINIIGLKHNKLEEHRIAPLAWINQENLESIDLSYNKLYHVPSYLPKSLLHLVLIGNQIERIPGYVFGHMRPGLEYLYLSFNKLTDDGIDSVSFFGAYHSLRELFLDHNELRAVPFGIDEMRKLRFLRLNNNKIRTVPPERICRTHSSHEDEHGHSEEENEDSHLEHVHLENNYINTRQLSPHSFSCIRSYCSVVLKPQKKTK; translated from the exons ATGCAGGCACCATCCTTGCTGTGGCTTCTCCTGCTGGTGGCGCtgggcactgagctgtgcccagctgcaggcgctgctggcaggaggctcaggaggaggatgcagcacaggagccccagggcagccaggatGCAGCCCCTCATTAACATCCCCCTCATTAACATCGATGACAGCGTGATGGGCGTGTTTGACTccctggtggggctgggggaacGCGAGAGCACCTACAGTGTCTTACCAG GGAAGAAGGGGCAGTGCACAGCTAACGGGATGATCATGTTCGACAAAGCTGTGTGGTCTCCCAAGccctgtgtcacctgcctgtgctccaAGGGAGAGGTGATCTGTGACACAGCCATGTGTCACCCTCTGAAATGTCCCCAGACCATCATTCCTGCAGGAGAATGCTGCCCAGTGTGTTCTGAGACTG CCTCCTCGTTGGACTCCAATACAACTTCACTGGATGACATCAGTGAGCTGTCTGGTGATTCCCCAGACCCCAAGGACCTTGACACCACTGATGTTTTGCCACCAGCTCGAACTCAAGTGGAAAAGGATGAGCTGTTTCCAACAGAAGTGATAGAGATTAGAGACAAGGAGGGTcacaaaaaaggggaaaagaaaagaaaaaggaaaggcaagAAGAATCGCCAGAGGCACAAAGGGCGTCGCAGAGGGAAGCTGCCTGTCCCCAgaaggggagctgcaggagatgtGCAGTACGAAAGTGATGAAGATGATGGTGCTTTCAGAATTCCATCTCATTTCCCAATTCCTGTTCCACCCATAGAAGCTCCTCCTTTGCCATCTGGATGTTCCACCTCGGACAGCACAGTGAGCTGCATTAATGCCAAACTTACACAAATACCTCCCATCTCAGATCCAGACCTAACAAGTTTAGACCTTACAG GAAATAGCATCACTACTATCTCAGATGAAGCATTCAATGGGATACCTAATTTGGAATGGATTGATCTGAGTAAAAATAACATTACCTCTCCTGGCATAGGTCCCAAAGCATTCAAA ATCCTGAAAAAGCTGAAACGTTTGTATTTGGATGGAAATATGCTGGTACTTATTCCCTCTGAATTGCCATCAActttggaagaaataaaaataaatgacaacCAACTTCATGCCATTGATGAAGACGGCTTAAAAG ATTTAAAGAACCTGGTCACTCTGGAATTAGAAGGAAATAAACTTAGTGAAGCAAATGTCAGTCCTTTGGCCTTTTATCCTTTGAAAAGTCTTTCTTATTTGCGActgggaagaaataaatttagaatTATACCACAAGGTCTTCCTGCCACTCTTgag GAGTTGTATCTTGAACATAATCAAATTGAAGAAGTGTCAGAAATTTGCTTTAACCACACCAGAAACATCAACATCATTGGGCTAAAGCATAACAAATTAGAAGAGCACAGAATAGCACCTTTGGCTTGGATAAACCAAGA GAACTTGGAGTCAATCGATCTCTCTTACAATAAGTTATATCATGTTCCCTCCTACCTGCCAAAATCTTTACTCCATCTGGTGCTTATAGGAAATCAGATTGAAAGAATTCCAGGCTATGTGTTTGGCCACATGAGGCCGGGGCTGGAGTATCTCTACCTGTCCTTTAACAAACTCACTGATGATGGCATCGACTCTGTGTCATTTTTTGGAGCTTACCACTCCCTGAGGGAGCTGTTTTTGGATCACAATGAATTGAGGGCTGTACCCTTTGGGATTGATGAAATGAGAAAACTACGTTTCCTAAGACtgaacaataataaaataag GACGGTGCCCCCAGAACGCATCTGCAGGACTCACAGCAGCCACGAGGACGAGCACGGCCACAGTGAGGAGGAGAACGAAGATTCCCACCTGGAACACGTTCACCTCGAAAACAACTACATCAACACCAGGCAGCTCTCCCCACATTCATTTTCATGCATAAGATCCTATTGCAGTGTTGTTCTTAAACCACAGAAGAAGACCAAATAA